AAAGGGATTTCTGTGGTTACATGTAAACTTGTGATAGGTCTGCAGAAGTTACAGGTGAAGAGGGTAGTGAGGAAGTCAGCCACGATCCATCTACGTGAAGGTCACACCAGCTTCATTGTACACTTTGAAGACTTTCTCAATGGCATTGACATAGGCAGCTGTTCTCAGGTCCAATCCCAGGTTATACTTCATGGCTGTGCGCATAATTTGCCTGGCAGATCGCTCCATTGTGTACGCCAAGCCAGAATGCACGCAACATACACGGATGTGCTTTAGGTTGACTAGGATGAGGCCAGGTGGGCCCTGACCTGCAGGAAGGAGTAGAGGGCATGGGGGGAGGTAAAGGAGCAGGTAAATATCAAAGACGCGTCCTTGTTCTTCTGTAATCGACTCGTAAGACACCTAACCTTTAAAATGGGTTACTTGGTGACTAGGTCACGTAAGACCATATGTGACCATATGGGCGGGTCTCACTCTAGTCTGGTCCTTACTCATTTGGTGCCAGGCTGTAGGGGGTCTCGGCTGGATGTTGGTGTGGGGGCTGGAGTGGGGGCTTCACTCTTAATCCTCCAGCAGCTTCTCTCTGGTGAGCCTGTGGTGGCCTTGCCCTGGGAATACACAGCCCTGCCCATCCCACAGATTCACAGTCAACTCCCACACTGCGAGGGCTGCTCTCCACATGGACTCTTCTTTCCGCTTCTCTGCTCCTTGGACTCCAGGGCTTCAACTGCATGGGCACTGGCCCTTCCTCCTTGGCAGAGTTGGACCATTGTATTTTGCTCAGACTGCAGCTGGTGACACTGCATTTTGGAAGCCTGCCCCAGCAGAGAGCTGGGAAGTGGGAGTTTATCTCCTAAgtttcttctctctcaggaatcaCAGTCTGTACTGCTGGTTAACCGCTGCCTGAAAACGAGCATCTCCTAAATCTCAACTGTATGGTTGATAGAGTAGCCAGTTTTGCATCACTCACTCCAGCAGGTTTCCCAGTGTGATTACATTGTCTATATTCAGTTCTGGTCTCTTCCCCAAAGTTTCTGGTTGATGCAACAGAAGTTGTGATTCGAGGAGGTTTTTTGGGTACCACTCATGTCTGCTTCAGTGTGGAACTAATGAAGGGAGGCAGATATCAGGCAGGTGGAGCTAAAACTGCCTGTGCATCACCAATAAATTTGGGCAGGTTCCAAATGTAACAAGAGCTTGAAGAAGGTGCAATTAGTCATGAAACAAAGGGCCAAATAAAAAACATGAGCATCTACAACAGAAAACTGGGTTCCAGAAAACAGCcttgaggaagaaaaacaaggaagacaACAGGTGCATGCTTCTGTGCTGTGGGGACGCCTGGGTCCAGGTATAAAGGCTGCTCAGGGAAGCTGTCCCCAGACATCACTGCCCTCTGCCTCGACCTTATCCAGCCACACGCCACCATGTGCCATACCAGCTGCTCCTCAGGCTGCCAGCCAGCCTGCTGCGTGTCCAGTCCCTGCCAGGCATCCTGCTGCGTGCCTGTGGGCTGCCAGTCCTCCGTGTGTGTGCCCGTGAGCTTCAAGCCAGccgtgtgtgtgcctgtgagctGCCAGTCTTCTGTGTGTCTGCCTGTGAGCTGCAGGCCCATTGTGTATGCGGCCCCCTCCTGCCAGTCCTCCCTGTGCGTGCCTGTGAGCTGCAGGCCCGTTGTTTATGCGGCTCTCTCCTGTCAGTCCTCCGGGTGCTGCCAGCCCTCCTGCGCCAGCGTCCTCTGCAGACCCATCTCCTGCGGCATCCCTTCCTGCTGCTGACCATGAATCTCCAGACCCGCTGCTCCCAGTGCAGATGAGGCCACACCTGCACACTCCCCGGATGAGTCCTCAGTTGGTCTTCTGCACATGGGGCAGGTGAAAAGCATGCTCAGTGAACCCTCTGAATTCTGGATCAAGAATATGACAGAATGATCTGGAGCCCTTGCTGACCTTGCCCATTACCCCAGGGAAGTCTGGCATCCCAGAGTCATTCTCTGACCCCACGAGAGCCAAATAAACCAACTTTCCCTATGCAGCTCTGCGTTTatggtctttcttttttatttccatactCCCTGCTGTTTATTCAGCTGATTACATAGAATTTGCTGCTAAACCCTCTTCAGTGGTCCCTTCACACAGTCCTCATTAGCAGGTGGTGTCCCAGGTGGAGGGTGCAGCTAAAGATGCCCATGTGGTCTCTCCCAAGACTCCCagggcccaggtgcagtggccacAGCAGTGACTTACCCTCCTGTGGTGGAGTGAGTGGTCTTCCCCACTGGCTGTCCACTCCTGCTCCAGGCCAGCAAGCCCTGCACTGATGGCCAAAGCCTCAGAGCACCGAGGatcgggttttgccatgtggttGGTGGACGTCCTGTTCCCAGGTTGCGGAGGATCTCGGGTTTACAGAACTGGATTAGTTCTGCAGCACACACTCCCATCACTGGTCCACAtatggcactttttaaaaattgatacataatatctttatgtatttatggggtatatgtgatACTTTACACACAGAGGATATGTAATGATGAAATCAGGATATTCATCACCTTGTCTATCACTTCTCCGTGTTGAGAACATTTTACACTCTCTCTTCCAGCTGATGTGAGACATACAATACAtggttaactgtagtcaccctatgctgatatcaaatactagaacttattctttctgTGTAACTgcatgtttgtacccattaaccaaacTCACTTCCCCTCTAACACACACCCCTCTTCAACTCTGGTAATATCATTCTACTCTACTTCCACGAGATCAACTTTGTAAactcccacatgtgagtgagaacatgtaatatttgtcttcaGTGACCTttggttccatccatgttgctgcaaatggcatgacttcattcttttttatggccgaaTAAGATTCCATTGTGAATATATGCCACAGTAtcttgattcatttatttattgatagacacttaggttgaatctgtatctttgctattgtgaatagtgctgcaataaacatgggggtgcaggtatctttttgatacgCCAATTCCCTATCCTTTGAATAAATAGTAGCAGGATTTCTGGATagtatggtagttttattttagttttctgagaaagctctgtactatttttgataatggctgtactaatttacacttccacaaATGAAGtatgagttctcttttctccacatctttactggcatctgttattttttgtctttttgataatagccattctaattgggGTAAGATGATGCTATCTCATTCTAGTTTTGACTTCagttccctgatgattagtgatgttgagtttttttttttttttttttttttttttttttttttttttttttttttttttgcatacctgttggccacttgtatgtcttcttttgggagaTGCCTATTCAGGTGCTTTGCCCATTTATCAGtggaattatttgttttgttgttgttgttgagttgtttgagttccttacctattctggatattggtcagttttcagatgcatagtttacaaatattttctcccatttaacaggttgtctcttcactctgttgattgttccctttgctgtgcagagcttttcagtttaatataatctcatttgtctattttggtttttgtcgCCTGTGTTTTTGTAGTCTGAGCTATAAACTGTTCGCCTAGACCGATGTCCTGGAGCacttcatttatgttttcttctggtagctTTATGGTTTTCAGGCTTATGTTTAAggctttgatccatcttgagttgatttctgtatatgatgtgaggtagggatccagtttcattcttctgcatgtggctatgcagttttcccagcaccatttattgaggtttttttttctgtattgtacatttttggcacctttgttgaaaatcaattggctgtagatatatggatttatttctgggttctctattatgttccattgatctatgtgtctggttttataccaatactatgctgtttagccttgtaatatattttgaagtcaagtgGTGTGATGCCTACAGggtttttttggttccatatgagttttaggactgttttttctacttctgtgaaacatgtcattggcattttgatagagaATGCATTGAGTCTgttgattgctttgggtagtatgatcATTCTAACAATGTCatttcttctgatccatgaacatggaatgtctttccatttgtttgtgtcttcttcaatttattttatcagtgttttgtagttttccttgcagaggtctttcacatccttggttatATTTATtgccaggtattttatttttaaaatagctattgtgaatgagattgtgtTCCATGGTGGGCAGGTCTGTGTAAACCTACCCCCAAAGTTCAAGGAAGCTGAGAGGCCACAGAAAGAGGCTGACagatccagtttctcagaaagaaacatttaataaggACTTAAAACAGAAGCCATGTGTGACTTGGGTGGTGATAAGATAAGTTGGCGGATCCCTGTGCCATTACCCCATCCACACCCAAGGCTTATATACCATAAGGAAAGGGCATACGTGATTTAGAAGGGCTCTGTAATCAATTGAAGTACAATAACATCAAGGTTGTTTTGAAGCAAGATTTATAGTATGTGCTCTTATACAATGAACAGTAGATTAAACTGGAAATCTTAGAGGCCTTCCAAGAACAGGTTAACTAGAAGTCCATATAgcagattagcatccaagatAGAGTTGTTTTAGCCTTCATGGATTGCCTTTTTGCTTACTTTGTCAACtagtttgttattggtgtatcaAGAcactattgatttttatatgttgattttgtatcctgcaactttactaaatttgtttatcagttctaagagatttttggtggagtctttaggttttcctaaatataaaatcatgtcatgtGCAAAGAGGGACCATTTGACTTCCTCTGTTCCAATTGGGATGGCTTTTATTTCTATGTCTTACCTGATTGCACTGGCTTgggcttccagtactatgttgaataggtgtattagtccattcttacattgctataaagctatacctgagactgggtaatttataaagaaaagaggtttaattggttcatagttctgcaggctatacaggaaccatagaggcttctgcttctggggcagcctcaggaagcttacaatcatggcagaaggcaagagggGCACCAATGCTTCACATGTCTGGAGCGGTGTGGGGTGGTACagagtgccacacacttttaaacaaccagatctcacaagaactcactattaTGACAACACCTCCAACAGGGacagtgctaaaccattcatgagaaatggccctcatgatcaaatcacctcccacccggccccacctccagcactggggattacaattaaatatgagatttgggtggggacacagatccaaaccatgtcaatAGGAGTGATTAAAATAGGCATCCTTGACATATGCACGCATGCCTCTACTTACTCATACCGCTATGGCAGCTCCCGTGTCCACCAGCAGCACTGTCTGCTCGACAGAGATTCTGTGGGCCTGTCAGTTATCAGGTGTGACCCCCGCTGCCCAGAGTTGTCTCTGTGGGAAGTTTGTCCTCCGCCCATTGTGACCATGCCACAGATACTCTATTTCAGGCAGCTCTGGGTTGACTACTGGCAAAATTGCTGGAGCTGGCCTCTTCTTTGTTGGTGGAGGTATTGGTGGCACTATCCTGTATGCCAAATGGGATTCCCATTTCCGGGAAAGTGTGGAGAAAACCATACCTTACTCAGACAAACTCTTCGAGATGGTTCTTGGTTCCACATCTTATAATGTTCCATTGCCAAAGAAATTGATTCAGTCTGGTCCACCAAAAATCTCTAGTGTATTGGAAGTAACAAAAGTCTAAATAGCCTGCCTCGCAACTCCAAAAGCCAAAGGGAGATACTCCAGCTTCAGCAACAGCAGGTGATACACTGTTGGTCCCTGGGGTTCAGCATGAGGAATCTTTAAAAACTGATCACCCTGAAATTGGTGAAGGAAAACCCACACCCCTCCACTTTCAGAAGAAGCATCCTCATCTTCTGTAAGGGAACGAGCACCTGAAGAAGTTGCAGCTTGCCTTGCACaacaggaaaaacaagaacaagtTAAAATTGAGTCTCTAGCCAAGAGCTTAGAAGATGCTCTGAGGCAAACTCCAAGTGTCACTCTGCAGGCTATTTCAGCTCAGAACGCTGCGGTCCAGGCTGTCAATGCGCACTCCAACATATTGAAAGCTGCCACGGACAATTCTGAGATTGAGGGCAAGAAGAAGTCTGCTAAGTGGCGCACAGTGCAGGGTGCGTTGAAAGAAGGCGGAAAGGCAGTAGAGGAAGCTGCTGATGCCCTTCTCAAAGCCAAAGAAGAGTTAGAGAAGATGAAAAGTGTGactgaaaatgcaaagaaagagGAGGTTGCTGGGGCCAAGCCTCATATAAACTTCACAACACGATAGTTGATCTGGATAATGTGGTCAAAAAGGTCCAAGCAGCTCAATTTGAGGCTAAGGTGGTATCTCAGTATCATGAGCTGGTGGTCCAAGCTTGGGATGATTTCATTACTCCAGAAGTCCTTCCTGGGTGGAAAGGAACGAGTGTTTCTGACCTAGCGGACAAACTCTCTACTGATGATCTGAACTCCCTGATTGCTCATGCACATCGTCATATCGACCAGCTGAACAGAGAGCTAGCAGAACAGATGGCCACAGAAAAGCAGCACATCACATTAGCCTTGGAGAAACAAAAGCTGGAAGAAAAGCAGGCATTTGACTCTGCAGCAGCAAAAGCATTAGAACATCACAGAAGTAAAATGCAGTCTGAATAGGACAGAAAGATGGAGGAAGTCAGAGACGCCATGGAGAATGAAATGAGAACCCAGCTTCACTGACAGGCCGCTGCCCACACTGATCACTTGCGAGATGTCCTTAGGGTACAAGAACAGGAACTGAAGTGTGAATTTGAGTAGAACCTGTCTGAGAAACTCTCAGAACAAGAATTACAGTTTTGTCGTCTCAGTCAAGAGCAAGTTGACAACTTTACTCTGGATATAAACACTGACTATGCCAGACTCAGAGGAATTGAACAGGTTGTTCAGAGTCATGCAGTTGCTGAAGAGGAAGCCAGAAAAGCCTACCAACTCTGGCTTTCAGTGGAGGCATTAAAGTACGGCATGCAGACCTCATCTGCAGAAACGCCTACTGTCCCACTGGGTAGTGCAGTTGAGGCCATCAAAGCCAACTGTTCTGATAATGAATTTACCCAAACTTTAACCACAGCCATCCCTCCAGAGTCCCTGACCCGTAGAGTGTACAGTGAAGAGACCCTTAGAGCCTGCTTTTATACTGTTCAAAAACTGGCCCAAAGGGTAGCAATGATTGATGAAACCAGCAATAGCTTGTGTCAGTACTTCCTCTCCTACCTACAGTCCCTGCTTCTATTCCTGCCTCAGCAACTGAATCCGCCCCCGGAGCTCTGACCTGAGGatataaacacatttaaattaCTGTCATACGCCTCCTATTGCATTGAGCATGGTGATCTAGAGCTAGCAGCAAAGTTTGTCAATCAGCCGAAGTGGGAATCCAGACGAGTGGCACAGGACTGGCTGAAGGAAGCCCGAATGACCCTAGAAACAAAACAGTGGAAATCTTGACAGCATATGCCAGTGCCGTAGGCATAGGAACCACTCAAATGCAGCCAGAGTAAGGTCTAGGAAGATTTTCGTAAAGTCGTATTTCATGTCAAGGAAATCAGCAGTGATATATGATGGGTTTGCAACAAGGGTCCCAGCATTGTCTAGAAATGAGCAGGTTTACAAGTACTGTTCTAAATGTGAACACCTGTTGCATTTATATTCTTTCCACTTGCTATCACGCTAGTGAACTCCAGGAGTGCTTTCTTTGCAACTCAGgtaacattttctgtttttcaggttTTACTGATCAGACTTGTGAGGCCAATCAAAATAATGTTTGTGATCTCTACTACTGTTGATTTTGCCCTCGGAGCAAACTGAATAAacaagatgaaaactgaaaaaaaaaaaaaatgcatccttGTCTCATTCAGTTCatagaagaaaggctttcagcttttttccatttaatatgatgttagttgtgggtttgtcatacatggcctttattattttgaggtatgtttcttctgtgcatagtttgttgagaatttttatcatgaaggatattgaattttgtcaaatgctttttctgcatctattgagatgctCATATACtttctgtccttcattctgttgctgtgatgtatcatgtttattgatttgtgtatgttgagtcACCCTTGCATCTGTGTGATAAtttccacttgatcatggtatattatctttttgatggtctgctggattcagtttgctagtattttgttgaggagttttgcatctatgttcattagggatattggtctgtacttttctttttttactgtgcttttgtctggttttggtatcaaggtaatgttggcctcatagaatgagttaagaagaattccctcctcttcaattttttggaacaaTTTGAGGAGAATTAGTGTTGGTTCTTCATGTGTTTGGTATAATTTGGCAGTGAAGCCATTCAGGCCTGGGCtcttctttgctgggagactttttattactgattcaatcttgttactcattattggtgtgttcaggttttctatttctttttgattcaatcttggtaggttgtatatgtccaggaaaatattcatttcctctagattttccagcTTTTTAGAATATAGTCTCTGAtaatcttttatatataaaatataagtatatattatatataaaaaatatattttataattatatatttaaaatatatattaaaatatatatatatatattttaaagacagggtctccctttgtcacccaggctggagtgcagtgacctaaTCATGGCGTggtcatggctcaccacagccttgacctcctgggctcaggtgatcctcccacctcagccttctgagtatctgagactacaggcatgtgccaccataactagctaatttttgtttttttttttgtttttgagacagagtctcgctctgtcgcccaggctggagtgcagtggccggatctcagctcactgcaagctccgcctcccgggttcacgccattctcctgcctcagcctcccgagtagctgggactacagacgcccgccacctcgcccggctagttttttgcatcttttagtagagacggggtttcaccatgttaaccaggatggtctcgatctcctgaccttgtgatccgcccgtctcggcctcccaaagtgctgggattacaggcttgagccaccgcgcccggcctaatttttgtattttttatagagttgGGCATTTGccatattgccaaggctggtctcaaactcttgggctcaagtgatctacctgccttggcctcccaaagtgctaggattacaggcatgagtcactgtgcccagccagatgaTCTTTGGTATTTCcatggtatcagttgtaatgtctcctttttcatttccgaTTTTGTGTATTggggtcttctttctttttcacttggTTAGCCTAGCTAGctgtttattgattttgtttatctttttaaaagaccaactttttgttttgttaattctttgtatttttttaaagtctattttgtttagCTATATTCTTTATTgtctctttccttctactaattttagatttggtttgttcttgctcttctagttccttgaggtgcatcattagatcgtttatttgaaatctttttacttttctttttgagatggagtcttactgtgttgctcagactggccttaaattcctgggttcaagtgatcctctcacctcaacctccctagtagctgggactataggcaccaccacatctgcctttttgatgtaggcatttattactACTAATAtccctcttagcactgtttttgttgtAGCCTatagattttgatatgttgtgtttccctttttttttttttttgagaaattttttgATTTCCTTATTAATGTCTTCATTAACCCaatagtcatttaggagcatgtcgttcagtttccacatatttgtacagtttccaaagctCTTCTTGTTACTGATATCCAGTTTTAATTATTGTGGTCTgcgaagatacttgatatgattttgattttttaaagttagttgagacttgttttgtggtcaaACATAAGGTCTGTCCTGGATAATGTTCCATGTGCt
This Macaca mulatta isolate MMU2019108-1 chromosome 3, T2T-MMU8v2.0, whole genome shotgun sequence DNA region includes the following protein-coding sequences:
- the LOC722102 gene encoding uncharacterized protein LOC722102, whose translation is MCHTSCSSGCQPACCVSSPCQASCCVPVGCQSSVCVPVSFKPAVCVPVSCQSSVCLPVSCRPIVYAAPSCQSSLCVPVSCRPVVYAALSCQSSGCCQPSCASVLCRPISCGIPSCC